One window of the Benincasa hispida cultivar B227 chromosome 3, ASM972705v1, whole genome shotgun sequence genome contains the following:
- the LOC120074704 gene encoding pentatricopeptide repeat-containing protein At2g17670, whose translation MGKLSPSFRSALSTVVVNKPPHSPAAPPLSSKKPTQSVSRKSPSGQSSGHPEKPKLPTVFKSAGLADAKKLYASFISTTKAPLDLRFHNSLLQSYASIATLNDSISFLRHMSKVQPSFSPDQSTFHVLLATSGNDPDFSLASVRQILNFMVTNGFDPDKVTTDLAVRSLCSVGLVDEAVELVKELSQKHSPPDSYTYNHLVKQLCKSRDLSTVYDFIVQMRSSCGAKPDLVTYTILIDNVCNSKNLREAMRLVSLLYKEGFKPDCFVYNTIMKGYCMIGRGSEAIGVYKKMKEVGLEPDVVTFNTLIFGLSKSGRVKEARKFLDIMAEMGHFPDAVTYTSLMNGMCCEGNALGALSLLQEMEAKGCSPNSCTYNTLLHGLSKSRLLDRGIELYGLMKASNMKLETASYATFVRALCRSGRIAEAYEVFDYAVESKSLTDVAAYSTLESTLKSLKKAREQAHAG comes from the coding sequence ATGGGCAAATTATCGCCATCATTTCGTTCAGCTCTCTCCACCGTCGTCGTTAACAAACCGCCCCATTCTCCGGCGGCGCCTCCGCTTTCATCCAAGAAACCAACCCAAAGTGTTTCCCGGAAAAGTCCATCGGGTCAGAGCTCCGGCCACCCTGAAAAGCCTAAACTCCCAACGGTGTTCAAATCGGCTGGTCTCGCAGATGCCAAGAAGCTCTACGCCTCTTTCATCTCCACTACAAAAGCCCCTCTCGACCTTAGATTCCATAATTCCCTCCTTCAGTCTTACGCTTCAATCGCTACACTCAATGACTCCATCTCTTTCCTCCGCCACATGTCCAAAGTTCAACCTTCCTTCTCGCCGGATCAATCGACCTTCCATGTCTTACTCGCCACCTCCGGGAATGATCCTGATTTCTCTCTCGCATCGGTTCGCCAAATTCTCAATTTCATGGTCACCAATGGCTTCGACCCTGACAAGGTAACCACTGATCTTGCTGTGCGTTCGCTTTGTTCCGTAGGTCTGGTTGATGAAGCTGTAGAATTAGTTAAGGAATTATCGCAAAAACACTCGCCTCCTGATTCGTATACATATAATCATCTCGTTAAGCAACTTTGCAAGTCCAGAGATCTGTCTACGGTTTATGATTTTATTGTTCAAATGCGTAGTAGCTGTGGTGCGAAGCCCGATCTCGTTACTTATACAATATTGATAGATAATGTGTGTAATAGCAAGAATCTACGTGAGGCTATGCGGTTGGTGAGTTTGCTGTACAAGGAGGGTTTTAAACCGGATTGCTTTGTTTATAATACAAttatgaagggttattgtatGATTGGCAGGGGCAGCGAGGCAATTGGagtttataagaaaatgaagGAGGTGGGATTGGAGCCTGATGTTGTAACTTTTAATACGTTGATTTTTGGGTTATCGAAGTCAGGGCGAGTTAAGGAAGCCAGAAAGTTTTTGGACATTATGGCAGAGATGGGTCATTTCCCTGATGCAGTTACTTACACTTCATTGATGAATGGAATGTGTTGTGAGGGTAATGCTTTGGGAGCACTGTCATTGCTTCAGGAGATGGAGGCAAAGGGGTGCAGCCCCAATTCGTGCACGTATAATACGCTGCTTCATGGGTTGTCGAAGTCTAGGCTTTTGGATAGAGGGATTGAATTATATGGTTTGATGAAGGCTAGTAATATGAAGCTTGAAACAGCTTCCTATGCTACTTTTGTGCGGGCACTTTGCAGGAGTGGTAGAATTGCTGAAGCTTATGAAGTGTTTGATTATGCAGTTGAGAGTAAAAGTCTGACTGATGTTGCTGCATATTCAACGTTAGAGAGTACATTGAAGTCTCTGAAGAAAGCAAGGGAGCAAGCCCATGCCGGATAA
- the LOC120074116 gene encoding uncharacterized protein LOC120074116: protein MVMTSIFTSAHLPVRSVSLPTRVELEPQPLLQSLKSFQDSSYNAKVTPFGLEEIQAALIGLAELYNSVGELVQSSSTQQALVHYKEGKLVEEALNESVVLIDSCSSARDIILMMKQNIQNLQSALRRKGANSSIESHIRAYYSFRRKAKKDIVSCLSALKRMENDRTTNFSLLDIPNHDLLPLIRLLREARSISISIFRELLAFLSAPVGKGKARGWLLVSQLMPVIKSGSEKGKKIANELENVDIALRSLLGQGRGNCGNDNKAEVEIAQRRLGTLASSFEGIESGLDCMFRCLVKHRVCFLNMLVH, encoded by the coding sequence ATGGTGATGACATCAATATTCACCAGTGCCCACCTGCCCGTTAGGTCAGTTAGCTTACCTACAAGGGTGGAGCTCGAGCCACAACCGTTGTTGCAAAGCCTAAAATCCTTTCAAGATTCATCTTACAATGCAAAAGTGACTCCATTCGGGCTCGAGGAGATTCAAGCTGCATTGATTGGGTTGGCAGAGCTGTATAACTCTGTTGGGGAGCTTGTTCAGTCTTCTTCCACCCAGCAGGCGCTTGTTCATTATAAGGAGGGGAAGCTTGTGGAAGAGGCTTTAAATGAGTCTGTTGTATTGATTGACTCTTGCAGCTCTGCAAGAGACATAATCCTTATGATGAAACAAAATATACAAAACCTTCAATCAGCTTTACGTCGAAAGGGTGCAAATTCAAGCATTGAAAGCCACATCCGAGCCTACTATAGCTTCCGAAGGAAGGCGAAGAAAGACATCGTAAGCTGCCTCAGCGCGCTGAAGCGTATGGAGAATGATAGAACAACAAACTTTTCTTTATTGGATATACCAAATCACGATTTATTGCCTCTGATCAGACTGCTGAGAGAAGCAAGAAGCATCAGCATCTCCATATTTAGAGAGCTTCTAGCATTCCTATCGGCGCCAGTGGGGAAGGGTAAGGCTAGAGGGTGGTTGTTGGTCTCGCAATTGATGCCGGTGATCAAGTCGGGATCGGAGAAGGGAAAGAAGATAGCAAATGAGTTGGAGAATGTGGATATTGCTCTCCGTTCTCTCCTTGGCCAGGGGAGAGGAAATTGTGGGAATGATaacaaagctgaagttgaaataGCACAAAGAAGGCTTGGAACATTGGCATCAAGTTTTGAAGGAATAGAGAGTGGATTAGATTGCATGTTCAGATGTTTAGTTAAACATAGAGTGTGTTTTCTAAACATGTTGGTTCATTGA
- the LOC120073458 gene encoding secreted RxLR effector protein 161-like yields MSRVPYASVVGSLMYVMVCIRPDLSLAVSVVSKFMEGLVSDYSDSDYVGDVDSRRSTTGYVFTLGGSVVSWKATLQRTVTLSTTEVEYMALTEAANEGIWLKGLVGDLAKDQVHHDRSKHIDVRYHFLRVFPFVGYFEA; encoded by the exons ATGTCTCGAGTTCCTTATGCTAGTGtagtgggaagtttgatgtatgttatggtcTGTATTAGGCCTGATCTTTCCCTTGCTGTTAGTGTTGTCAGCAAGTTCATGG AGGGTTTAGTGTCCGATTATTCTGATTCTGACTATGTTGGAGATGTTGATAGTAGAAGGTCTACAACTGGCTATGTGTTCACTCTGGGTGGTTCTGTTGTTAGTTGGAAAGCAACCTTACAGCGtacagttactttgtctactactgaagTAGAGTACATGGCTTTAACAGAAGCTGCTAATGAGGGAATATGGCTGAAGGGGTTAGTTGGTgatcttg ccaaggatcaagttcatcatgacAGAAGTAAGCACATAGatgtaagatatcacttcttaagag TGTTCCCCTTTGTGGGATACTTTGAGGCATGA